In Pontiella desulfatans, one DNA window encodes the following:
- a CDS encoding SHOCT domain-containing protein, giving the protein MNYINAFLIIVATCCFAGCTTPTKNELFTTVPPHVTESDAIRAVSVAATKRNWQVRQIEADQIELELNHRGYHALLSFTVKENEIRYTDIGSSFTPDPIRLLNGGSMPASWMKNLKKDVNDIFYISPQEQNSIPTTADPIVEKLNSLKSLRDQGVITEAEYKQKRKEILSEY; this is encoded by the coding sequence ATGAATTATATAAATGCATTCCTCATCATAGTAGCAACTTGCTGTTTTGCTGGTTGTACAACACCTACTAAAAACGAATTGTTCACCACAGTTCCTCCTCACGTTACAGAGTCAGACGCAATTCGAGCAGTTTCTGTTGCTGCAACAAAAAGAAACTGGCAAGTGAGGCAAATTGAAGCAGATCAAATTGAACTAGAGCTTAATCATCGTGGCTATCATGCTTTGCTGAGCTTCACCGTTAAAGAAAATGAAATCCGATATACTGACATCGGCTCATCATTTACACCTGATCCAATAAGATTGCTAAACGGAGGTTCAATGCCAGCCAGTTGGATGAAAAATCTAAAAAAAGATGTAAACGATATTTTCTACATCTCGCCTCAAGAACAAAATAGTATTCCCACCACAGCCGACCCAATTGTAGAAAAACTGAACTCCTTAAAGAGTCTTCGTGACCAAGGCGTTATTACTGAAGCCGAATACAAACAAAAGAGAAAAGAAATCCTATCTGAATATTAA